A segment of the Hemicordylus capensis ecotype Gifberg chromosome 6, rHemCap1.1.pri, whole genome shotgun sequence genome:
CCTAGCAATGACTACTACCCCTTAACATCTAACAATGTTATCTGACTCCTGTGTCACACTAGGACACAGGAAAAAGTCATTAGCGCCTGTTCTCAAGAGGAAGGAACCTCTTCTTGACATTCTGTCTCAAGAATGCCAAGTCATTGCACtctgaggtgcaccaaggtaattttggagcctggacctaaagacttttggagcccctcctccacccccccacagtatttttaacacatttctaatgtggccataccacccaggacagactaaaaaggatttggggaaccccagggggtgtggaggccctggactttggccccaaagtccaggggtaagagtgcctctgattgcACTTTTGACCTTTCAAAATAAGTCCCATGCCAGCCAGTTGTCATTGCCTATAATGTCCCTTTCCTACCAGCAAGGGCAAAAAAGTAAGTAAGCATGAAGATCAAGTTAgagaacaggaggaggaaagcaaagcaTAATGGATGCCCCTTCAACAGGAAATACACTCATCCCAAGCCAACCTTGGTTTTACCAACTGCGGTTTTAAGTATCAGCGAATGAAATATTTTGACCggtcttgccaaccgtgacccGAGTATCTGCAGTTGGCGAGATATTTTAGTGTTTGGAGAGTTTAAAAAAGTGATATTGGGGGATTCAggggttcaatctgctcattcctcttggtgattcttggtgatttaaagtgcatttgagtgatttgggaGGATTAAAACAAttcccagaggttcaatctgctcattcctcttggtgactctgggcaataTTAGGAAATTTCTTctgattttaaagcattttatcctttatttttaggtgtcTTTGAGATTGCGGTTCCCCTAAACCCCtgttttccattcatttcaatgcctcACCAACCACGAATTTTCCAACCATGGGGTTTTGCTGAAACAGATTCCTCATGGTTGGCGAGAGATGATTGTATTTCTGTGTACCTCTCTGCCATACTTGCCAAgactggccaatgtggggtacaGAGTTAGCCCATAACAGCAGCCACATCTGCATTTTCATGACATCTGGTGAAGgctaaattagctgaatgcactactttttataccagGATATGCTTGGGGACacatttaaatgtatttttgtatTTCTGATAGAATTCTAaatataataatcatattttaactgttactgtTCTGATTTTAAAcattcaatcagatcaataattccaaaatggcattgtacagcatcatgcccaagaaaagcagatctttctcagattcagatttaatatGATGTAAATTTACCATATGTGGTCATAATTCAATAAAATGATTGTTTAAAGTGAAAttctacacatttcaaacagttaTTTTACTTTCCTTTGGGAGGCACGTTAATAAAAAATTCTACTACAtagatttaatttcttgaactttcctatgagTGCAATCTACACAAAAAGACTTTGCCCAGTCAGTGATGgacctcacccacccacccacccacacacacacacacacacacacttgctttgAAATCCATTATAGCACATTGTTTGCTGAAGTGAGCTTGACACAGTTGAAATTTGAAAGCTGTTTAGAAGGCCATATGTGTTAAACAAAGATAAGGAACAAGCATGTTTGGGTGGGCCTGATGTTGAGCAAAACATGCAGCAGACAGAAGCACTGAATTGATTAGCTTAGGAGACATAGCTTGGCATGTCCTGAGCCCTTGAgctggaatggaggaggaggagcagaggaggaggtggtggtggaggaggaggaggaggtgaggaggaggagaggagtaggaggagaggaagaggaggagaggaggaggaggaggaggaggagaaggaggagcactccctcccctctttctcctATGGCCACTGCAGACGCTGTGCAtgctgtctctttctctccccacttctcctGCTGCCTCACACTCCtggtctctttctctcctcctgccaACGCCAAGAGAACTAAGCCAGAGGTTGGCCTGGTGCTGAGGGGGCTAGCGCCAGCCTGGATTCCACAGCAGTGAAGGATGCACCTtcactgtgtgtttggggtgtgtgtgtgtgtatgtgtgtgtgtgtgccttgggTAGTTCGGCAGCGTCAGCCCCCAATTTCAAAActgtgaagatcactgctctacATTATTGCTTGTGGGTTGATGTATGTACATCATATGTACatcaagggggaaaggaagacgcTGTAATGTTATACTTGTGTTTTAGCTCTTGAGTTGTTGTGAACTATTGTATTGTGAGCAAATAAACAGAGTTTTGTTCAGCATATTGCCCATGTAGTTATTACTCTCCATCTTAACTTAAAGATCCTGAATACTGACAAAAGGTCTAGAGTCCCTGGGTGTGGGATTACTGGGCATCCTAAAGCCTCAGTTTCCCCTTATCCTTAAACTTGATGGTAAAAATAAGGCAGTTCCTCGTTTTGATATTTCAGATCTTTTCCATTAATCCCATATCTTATTGGCTCTGCAGAGTCCTCTCCTCAGCAGAGAATCAGAAAACACAGACTCTAGCTCATGCTAAGCCTTCATGGGATCACAAATGTGgatgttaagaacataacataagaacatccctgctggatcaggcccaaggcccatccagtccagcaccctgtttcacacagtggctcaccagatgtctccaagaagcccacaggcaagaggtgagggaattgcctctctcttgctcccctgcaattggtatttagaggcatcttgcatctggtggcctatagccaccagactagtagccattgatagacctgtcctccatgaatttttctaagccacttttaaagccattcaagctattggtcatcatcacatcccatggcagataaattccatatattaattatgtgctgtgtaaaaaaaggacttccttttgtcggccctaaaaTTTCCAGCCTTCGGTTTTCTAGGATGACCCCTAGTTCAAGTatggctacctttgtacatataGTTtcgaaatttctctctgtccactctctctactccatgtataatatTATACACTTTTCTCATTActtcccatagtcacctcttttccaaaataaaaagccccagatgctgtagccttgtctcataagaaaggtgctccaggcccctgatcatcttggttgccctcttctgcaccctttccaggtctacaatgtccttcttaagatagggtgaccagaactgcacgcagtactccaaatgtggccgcaccatagatttgtttaagggcatgataatattaacatttttattttcaactcccttcctaatgttccctagcatggaatctgtCTTTTCCACAGCTacttgtgtcaacactttcaatgagctgtccactgggaccccaagatctctctcctggtcagtcactgacatctcagaccccatcagtgtatatgcgaagttggagttttttgccccaatgtgcatcactttacacttgccaacactgaactgcatttgtcattttggtgcccactcctccagtttggagagatccttttggagctcctcacaatctgttttggatttcactaccctgaatagtttagtgtcatctacaaatctggcaacttcactgcttaccccaacttctaggtcatttatgaacaaattaaagagtactggtcccaggacagatccctggcagaccccacttcttactccacTGTGAAATGGATTCACTCttcccctccactgtgaaaactgtccatttattcctatcctctgtttcctgtcctacagtgagttatcaatccacacacgaatctgtccccttatcccatgactgccaagtttactcaagagactttggtggggaactttgtcaaaagctttttggaagtctaagtatactttgtcaactggatcacctttatccacatgcctgttgacactctcaaagaactccaaaaggttagtgaggcaagacttgcccttgcagaagccatgctgattctccctcagcaaggcctgttcttctatatgtttaacaattttgtccttaaatatgctttccatcaatttgccctgtacagaagttaagctaaccagcctgtagtttcccggatccccccggatccctttttgaaaatgggaattacattagctactctccagtcctctggtacagagcctgattgtagggacaagttatgtatttttgctaggagatcagcgatttcacatttgagttgctTCAGAagtcttgggtggatgctattgGGCCCCAGAGATTTGATAATTTTTACTTTCccccaagacagtttagaacatcctctctcatcacttcaTACTTGCCCCGTTCTTCAGCCTCCTTCAACTGAGAGCTGCTTACTTCCtctaggggttgtttttttttttgcatgctcTTGCAGCATGCACATTCTAAAAGAAGAGTATGTTTTTTCAGGTGTCACaaggctgttggccactgtgttgtcaTACTGCAGAGAAAATATCCACACCGGGCAAGAGCAAAGTTGCAGAACTCTGATGTATTTCAGAAGTTGCAGCCTCCAGTTAAGATCTTCAGTCTGGAGACAGCAGAATTGGGATCAAGCAGGGAGCTGCTGCCTACAGAACCTTCATCATGAGATTCTCTTTCAAGATCCCCTTTCTTGGTTGGTATTGCAGATGAAAGGGTAGTGGGAGGGAGCAGAGAGTGTGCAAAGGCAGAGGGGGGCAAAGCACTATTCTTGTTGCTCAGATGTATTGCTGCTAAGTGAATATCTCCTTTTCAGGATGGTGGCTGACTGGGCAGTGGTGGATGTGTGGTGAGTATTATACTATCAGTAGATAACAGAACACTAATATTGGAgatgatgggtggggtgggggcagaatgggAGCTATGTGCCATGGCCTCACCCAACCAGATTTGCTCTTCTCTTTCCACCAAGAAGTAGGAACTGCTAAAATGTCCTTGTTCTAGGCCACTATTATCATAGCAGGAGCcttgatttaaaaaacatttgcagGCCAAAAAGGTAAAGAAATTAGGAGTCAGGTGAAGAATATCTGTTCTTGTGGGCTAATGCCCTAAGCACAGgtttaaataaattattattctgCGGACATTTATTAGGGCTGGGCATTGTATCAGAGAGTTAATTAGGTCTGAGGCTATGCAAGCTGTACTGGAGAATTTTTCTCCAGAAAAGATTTTGCTGAAAAATCCCTTCGATACTGGGAGCTGATTCGATACCATACGGAATTGTATTGGTATGGGGTCAAATAGGATCGGAGGTTAGGGGTGGGGCTTACTTTATTGAAGAGCTGTCTGCTTCCGTTCCTGGTGCATTATATATAGGCTGGCACCAGAACAGGAAAAGTAGTGTTTTGAAATGCAGTGGGTGCTGGAAGGCGGCCAATTTATTCGAAGAAATGTTAGTATGATGCAAGCATGGTCAGGATTTGAATCTGGATTGAGCTGATATTTTGGCCCACACATGGCCCTTGTATTTATTTTCTGATTCAAATTCACTCTTCTAATTCATACTCCCAGACCATGCAAAAGTCTCCCACTTAGAGTTGGACTGTTGCTGATATTCTGCTTTCCAGATCTCACTCATGCTCTCTTTCCTGTTCAGCAGAATCATATCCCAAGCCCTCTATCTCAGTGAACCCCAGTGGGGCAGTCACCCTGGGGGGAAATGTCACCATCCACTGTAAGAGCAAAGGCTACCAACAAATGGAATTCTACCTGCAGAAAGCAGCGTCTTCATATGTTGATACTTTGAGCACTAAagtggcagaggaggaagaggctatATTTCCCATTTCCCATGCCAAACAATCAGATGCGGGTATCTACTGGTGTAGATATTGTGCTAAAGCCTTCTGTGAACAACAGTGGTCAGATTCAAGTGACAGACTGTATATCAACGTAACAGGTGAGGGCCTGGCACACTCTTTGATGCTGTTTTCATAAATGACTCCAAAGTGGGTTTTATATTTTCTGCACCTGTAAAgtaaataggaacataagaagctcccttatactgagtcagaccattggtccatctagctcactattgtctacccagactggcagaggcgtctccaaggtggcaggcaggaatctctctcagccctatcttggagatgctgccagggagggaacttggaaccttccacatgcaagcaggcaggtgctctttccagagcagccccatcccctgaggggagtatcttatagtaactcacacatgttgtctcttattcaaatgcaaaccagggtggaccctgcttagcaaagggagcaattcatgcttgctaccataaggccagctctcctctctaaatgcAAAAGCTACATTGGCTAAAATATGTATTTCATTTAACAGAGGTAATTTTTCAGTTTATGTCACAATTGAATATCATGGCAAACCTCCACAAGCGAAGCATTCCATatgaataaatattatttgtgAATAGATTCAGCAAGACACATGGGTACAACAACAAGCTGTATACCCCAATAGACTTCACTGCTTTTTTCCTGCCCCTATATCCCATCCTTCCCAAACCCTACAGCACAAGACCAAAGAGCCCGCAAGCTCAAGGTGTGACTGCCACCACAGAATACtttttgttaaaaaacaacaatgcagTAATTTTTTACAAGCCAAAAATTACAATACagtaaaaaaggaaataaaatgtcAGTTACCCTAACTGTAAAccacttgtttaattttataatTCCATACTGTAAAACCAACATTAATATAGCAAACCTAAatcctttattattattcattttaaaGCTTGCCAAGTTTGGCAGTTTGTTATCTTCCTTCTTTTATAttgactctttaaaaaaaagtcctcATAATTGGGGGCTTCCTTATGGCACCAGGGGGCTGGTGGGGCAGCCCACATCCATGGACTGAGTGGCCAGCTATgcctccaggaggtttttcacacagggctgttaGTTCAGGGCTGTTAATCCAGAATGTaggatgtgtgttcacatatcagccagatttaccccaaagttcctgcaagctatcggggagcacttcacacacaactcaggtttttcactgtgcaatAGAGTTTGTCTGAGtttgcctgatttatatccacGTTAAAAAACTCTTCTTTTTTGTGTCGATTTCAAACTCGgtgtaaagcctcacagtaaactcacggTTAAACCTGCTGCATGAAAaccctcctgggtgctttccagattataccctaCAATGGAGTCATGGTATATCtgtgcttcctgtgttgtgacactgcagtccctactctgtcagcagggtgctgttcacatttccaatgccttgtttcagattttattgctgcaaTATAGTTCTATATAGTTGTATGTGTATcacaaaaaggttgctgtattttgcCATTGTGGGGATTtttgattctggggattgttgtgaatacgatcctgccaaactGAAGCATTTTCCTGCggttgtagcgggtaatctggaaagcgcccaggtagaTGTTGAGGGTTATGAAAGCAGTGCCAGCAGTTTCACAAGTTTTCCCCACCAGATGGAGCTGTTGAATAATTTCTGTTCTGACATCAGCTTGGGCTGCTTGAGCCAGATCCATGCCTGCTCTCAGTGAAGCTGAGTTTAATAAAACTTCTGGCCTCTTTTAAACCAAGTAAAATTGTCAGTCTCTTCTTCCTTGCAATGCTTTTCAAtagtttatagggatgtgcatgaatcaatttttttgatttgatttgcacccccgatttgttttgggcccaaatctcccccccccatcaccccagattcaatttgtacccaaattttccaaatctgaatctgatctgaattgatttggggcaaaaaaggggttccaggggcaaaacagtggggtgggtggtagtgcccaatgggtggaagctaccacccacatttcaaagaaattgggcaaaggggtgatttttaaagaatttttgaagtttgcacatctttaagcttttccctgcagggaataatggggatttcagcagccttataactcaatgtggggggcaccagggtggcccacagtgggttgtggtgggtggtagtgcccaattggtgcaaggaagctaccacccatatttctaagaaattgggcaaaggggtgattctttaaatttttttgaaGTTCACGAGTGAtaaggaaggtggggggaggtggtgataaggaaggccggcggggggagagggaaccttcatGGAACACGCCCCACccacggcctcagcaagccccctgaaggggctaaaggtatttaaaatagactttaatttaaaaaaaataaagaaaattcgCGGACCGGTCTGGGACTGGACTGGGGGTAGTGGTTTCTGATGtggggctggaccaaactggcctggttcagttcgaggccgatctggcctcaaaccgaactgggccagacagttccatgcacacccctacatcatgctagggcagctgggggagagtcaATGGTGGGTttaagcagaggcagaggaggcacttgcctacagcggcaaaatctgaggagtggcactcctcaaattttgctgcccttcTCTGGGGGTGAGGGAAAAGCCCCCCCTTCTCCTTAAAAACCACCGCTGTGCACAGCAGGATAAGGTCAGCAAAGGCCGCACAgcggcagctgtggggagggggcaaggggaaagccccccctttacctttaaaatgctgcacaggtgatggggctgcagcagctgcagtggtgagggtggtagtgggccgaagggaaagttcccccttttagcaatgccGCTGTATGGGTGgtgagagcagcaagggagagctccttcctcccaaatgactgcacgctCCGTCTGCAGTCAGTTATGGGCCTTTTCCTGCACGTGATTTTAACTAGATTTAAATTAGAAacaaatcaatacataaaatgtaataaataaagcatTAAACGTGTAATGATTACATTAATAAATTTATAATTTAACTAATTACTTAATTAGAATTAGATTGTTTGCgaagtggcagctgggtaggatggctttgtCTCCAACCTCAGTAAAAAGCTGGgggtggaatctgggtagggcatgctcatcctacccaCATGATCACTCCTCCCACTTCCAACTTTAAGGTTTGCAAGCATGTGACTGCCCGTCAGGAGTGCACCTAGCAACACCTCCTACCCTGCTGGTAGTCGAGTGAATGAGCCTTATATGTGACTAAGCATCACACACAGTGTGTTCCTAagaatagagaggagagctggtcttgtggaagcaagcttgacttgtccccttagctaagcagggtccgccttggttgcatatgaacaggagactagaagtgtgagcactgttaagatattccccacaggggatggaaccgctctgggaagagcagaaaggtttcaaattccctctctggcttctttaagatagggctgagggagattcctgcctgcaaccttggagaagccgctgccagtctgtgaagacaatactgagctagatagaccaatagtctgactctgtatatggcaacttcctatgtaataAAGGCTACTAACAGCCTTTGGTATCAacaggtttaatccttggcaagTTGTGAAGGCAAAATGGTTATGAGGTTGAACATACCATTGTCAGTTTCAAACAATGAGGGGATCTAGTACTGATGGGAACATTGCTTCAACTAGGACCTTGATCAACTATGTTCAGATTACAGTGACAGAGTATGAGACTGTTCTTACAGCTACAGATTTCTGGGTGGGATGGgattaacccaggaatctgtggtcatctggggaACCGGGAAGCCTCCTGACTCAGCAGCTCCGAACCTAGGTAGCCCATATCCGTTCCCTAGGTTAAAAATGAGGTAGGAGCTGTTCTACCTTACTATTTGGGTCATCTGTGCAGCCAGCGCAatttaaactgttcctgggctgctggcggccatgttaaccatagagctggggggaaagcagggccAAGGAGAGGAAAGCTGTTCCTGTACTAAGAGCcgcctctctgctgcttgtgcaatCCATGGTGGTATAACTCGAggccccagctcccaatttcagctcccaatttcagctcTGGAGAATGCCGCTGCAGCATTTGTGTGGGCGTGCAAGCTACAGAACCAAATGGAAGCTTTGATTGTCTGgaagcaggaaggtaggatcctgccttccctccagcctacCCCCATTTGGCTGTGAGAATAGATTACACCGAAGTGGGTTTTTGCAATCTCTGCATTAGTAAATAAGATGAAAAATGTGCAATGACAAAAAACTGCAGTTATCTGAAAACGATGCTCCCTCAGTTAATGTCACATTTGAATATGAGTAGTACTGTAACATCCACAAGTGATGCATTCCAGACTAAGGTATGTTCTTTGTAAGTAGACTCAACTGAATATTGTGTTGAAAAACAAGTTGTATGGCCTTTTGGGCTTTACTGCATTTTTTCTACCCCTAGATCCCAGCCTCCCCAAACCTTTCATCAAGGTGAGACCTAGGGGACAGAGTCCTCCTGGTGTGAATGTGACCATTGAGTGCCAGGGGCCAGAGAATGCTATGAACTTCTTCCTGCATAAATCAAATAACCTGATAGCATCACAGATGGTCGGGCCAGCTAGAGACACAGCCAATTTCTCTTTCACCATGGAGAGGCTGGAAGATGCAGGGAGCTACAGTTGTCAGTACCGTCTTAGAGGAAGTCCGTTTGTCTGGTCAAAGCCAAGTGACCCTGTGGAGCTGCTTTTGAGAGGTAAGGTGCAAAATCTGGCATATCCTCCCATTTCCCAATCCCATCTCTGGTGCAGCAACTTCTGAAGAATGGCAGAAGCAGGTATCAGAAACCAAGAGCAAACCAAGAGCTCATGGAAAACAGGATGCCCAGTAGTGAAGGGAACTGCATCTGAAGTAGCTAAGAATTCCCCCCAGTGCCCTGCCCTCAGAGGAGGCTCCTtatttggggcagagggggcattgcccccgccccccttgccagcctccattctctcaccaaacataccatctg
Coding sequences within it:
- the LOC128331891 gene encoding T-cell-interacting, activating receptor on myeloid cells protein 1-like isoform X1; this encodes MRFSFKIPFLGWWLTGQWWMCAESYPKPSISVNPSGAVTLGGNVTIHCKSKGYQQMEFYLQKAASSYVDTLSTKVAEEEEAIFPISHAKQSDAGIYWCRYCAKAFCEQQWSDSSDRLYINVTDPSLPKPFIKVRPRGQSPPGVNVTIECQGPENAMNFFLHKSNNLIASQMVGPARDTANFSFTMERLEDAGSYSCQYRLRGSPFVWSKPSDPVELLLRATSSAKTNICLGVSGLVLLALVLIVAEAM
- the LOC128331891 gene encoding T-cell-interacting, activating receptor on myeloid cells protein 1-like isoform X2, with the protein product MRFSFKIPFLGWWLTGQWWMCESYPKPSISVNPSGAVTLGGNVTIHCKSKGYQQMEFYLQKAASSYVDTLSTKVAEEEEAIFPISHAKQSDAGIYWCRYCAKAFCEQQWSDSSDRLYINVTDPSLPKPFIKVRPRGQSPPGVNVTIECQGPENAMNFFLHKSNNLIASQMVGPARDTANFSFTMERLEDAGSYSCQYRLRGSPFVWSKPSDPVELLLRATSSAKTNICLGVSGLVLLALVLIVAEAM
- the LOC128331891 gene encoding T-cell-interacting, activating receptor on myeloid cells protein 1-like isoform X3, with the protein product MCESYPKPSISVNPSGAVTLGGNVTIHCKSKGYQQMEFYLQKAASSYVDTLSTKVAEEEEAIFPISHAKQSDAGIYWCRYCAKAFCEQQWSDSSDRLYINVTDPSLPKPFIKVRPRGQSPPGVNVTIECQGPENAMNFFLHKSNNLIASQMVGPARDTANFSFTMERLEDAGSYSCQYRLRGSPFVWSKPSDPVELLLRATSSAKTNICLGVSGLVLLALVLIVAEAM